The Salvia splendens isolate huo1 chromosome 20, SspV2, whole genome shotgun sequence nucleotide sequence GGTATTTGGGGCACTTGATCAGCAACGGCTCCCTTATGGCCGACCCCAGCAAGATTCGGGCGATGACGGCTTGGCCAAAACCGAAGAATGTTAGACAACTCCGCGGGTTTTTGGGCCTAACCGGCTATTACCGTCGCTTCATAGCAGGATACGCTCTAATTGCGTCGCCCTTGACGGATTTGTTAAAAAAGGACGCATTTATGTGGACCCCGGAGACGGATTCTAGCTTCTTGGATCTTAAAGGGGCCATGACCACTGCCCCAGTACTGCGTCTACCGGATTTTGAAAAGACTTTCTGCGTCGAGACAGATGCCTCTGACACAGGCATTGGCGCAGTATTACTCCAAGAGAATCACCCGATTGCATTTTTTAGCAAGAAGCTTGGCCCTCGTCGCCGGGTCGCGGCGACTTATCACAAAGAGTTATACGCAATCGTCGAGGCAGTGCAAAAATGGCGTCAGTATCTACTTGGGAGAGAGTTCGTCATTAGGAGTGATCAGAAGAGTTTGAAAGAATTGCTCCAACAAATAGTGCAGACGCCAGAACAACATCTGTACGTACGGAAACTTATGGGTTATAAGTTCGTTATCGAGTATAAGAAGGGGATCACGAACCAGGCAGCGGACGCGCTCTCACGGCATGAGGAAGATGAACCGTCCGACGCCCATGAGGGAACGCCACCGGCTACCCCGACGACCGACGGGGGACCCGACGCCGAGACCAGCGCACTGCTGGCTGCCGCGGCACACCCTATTCCGAAACTCCTAGATTTGCTCCGTCGAGAAACCGCATAATCTCCAGAAATGCGCGAAATCACAGCCGAAATAAAGGAGGGGCGGTCGGCGCCACATTTATCCTTGGTGGACGGACTGGTTTACTATAACCGCCGCATATTTGTGAGCTCGCGCTCTTCAGCCCGGACGCCTATATTGACCGAATATCACAGCTCGCAGTCAGCAGGTCACCCCGGGTTCGAGCGCACGTGGCGCCGCGTGACGGCGGATTTTTACTGGCCGAACATGAAGAAAGATGTAAAACGTTTTGTGGAATCATGCATcgtgtgccaaacaacgaaaTACTCTACCCAGAAGTCGGCCGGGTTACTGCAGCCGCTACCAATTCCGACGCAAGTTTGGGAGGACGTGTCCATGGACTTTATAACAGGCTTGCCTCAATCCCGCGGCTACACGGTGATCATGGTGGTCGTAGACCATTTGTCTAAATATGCGCATTTTTCCCCATTACCCACAAGGTTTGATGCGTTACAGGTGGCCCATCTATTTATCAATACGGTTGTTCGCCACCACGGCTTTCCAAAAACGTTGGTATCCGACAGGGACTCGGTTTTCTTAAACCAGTGTTGGAAGGATTTGATGCGCCTCAGTggcacaaaattaaatttttcgacggcttatcacccgcaatcggacggccAAACGGAGGTCCGGAACAGGGGATTGGAACAGTACCTGCGGGCGTTCACCGCCGATCGCCCATCCAAATGGGCAAATTTTCTTCCATGGGCAGAACTAGCCTTGAATTGCTTCCATCATTCAGGATTAGGCATGTCTCCTTATAAGGCTCTCTATGGCCGAGAGCCCCCGAGCCTGATCTTTTCGGCCCCCTCAAGAGCGACGCCTCCGACAGCAGCAGAAATAATCTGTCAACGGGGGGAGTTATTGGTGGAGTTGCGTCGGAATTTGGAGCGCGCCCAGCAACGAATGCGCGAGTCGGCCAACAAACACCGTCGAAATTTGGAGTTTGAGTCGGGCGACTTGGTCTTATTGAAGCTCCAGCCGTATCGGCAACATTCGGTGGCGCGCCCTCAGTCTGCCAAGCTGGCACGACGATACTATGGGCCGTTTGAGGTGTTAGAGCGTATTGGCCAGGTCGCGTATCGGTTACGCTTGCCCGAGGAGAGTAGGAttcacaacgtcttccatgtgagCCTCCTTCGCAAGTTCGTGGCAGGCGGCGACTCTGACGCAGGCATGGAGCTGCCGTCGGAGTTCTTTGGAGACCGGCCGGTTGTTTATCCGGTAAGGGTATTGGATAGGCGCGTGTTGTGGCACGAGGATAGACCTATGGAACATGTGTTGGTACGTTGGTCCGATGGCACCGCGTCGCCATCCTGGGACCGCTCGAGTTAGTGCAGCGCAGATTCCCTAACgtactccttgaggacaaggaggttGCTATGGAGGGGGGGGGGTTGATACGGACCCTGCACTAGAGCCCCAAGCACCGGATGAAGAGACAACACGAGAGGCGGAAGCGCCGGTGGAGAGGAACGTGCCTCCGTCAATCGCGACGACCAAGGGACGGAGGAACCGACGACCACCAGACTTGTTCGGAGACTACGTCCCAAAGTAgcgtcattttttattttatttccttttatttatttcttattttttggtaattagtttatttttgttaattatttatttcgggttttctttgttggttctttcccgagatacGTTAGGATTaggagtcgaaccaaccctagggtccttagtctataaatagggctatgttCATTAATTCAATTATCAATAAAAACTTAAACTATTTGCCCACAAAAGTCTCGTGCATATTATCCTGCCTAGCtcgccgctgcccgacggaggaaCCGCGCACAGCCGCCGCTGGAAGAAGCCGCCGATCCTGCTACAGGACGCCGGAAGAAGTACCGCTCGTCGAGCCAAATCAGCCGTCGATCGGGTTTAGGGACGTGAGACCCTTATCACACTGCCTCCTTGTTTGTGCAGCATAATTTCGCCAATccaaaatctgatatttttgggATAAACTTATCATCAAGAAGTATGTTGTGAGGTTTAATGTCAAAATGCAAGATCTGGATATCATAACCATGGTGCAAATACTCAATCCCCTGGGCCACTTGAACTGCAATCTTAAATTTCATATCCCAATCTAATGAAGAGGCTCTTTCTTGGTTGAAGATGTACTTGTCAAGCGACCCATTTGGCATGAAATCAAAAATGAGGGCACGCTTGGATCTTTCAGCACAATAGCCAACAAGCTGGACAATGTTCACATGATGGATCCTTCCAATAGTTGCTATTTCATTCATGAAGTCTTGCCCGTTTTCTCTAGATTTTTCGAGCAACTTGATTGCTACAAGATGGCCACTTCGGAGCTTTCCCTTGTAAACAGAACCGTAGCCTCCTTGGCCTAGTTTATCTTTAAAATTCTTAGTCATCTTCTTTAAATCCAAGTACGTATACCTGATCGGAGCGAGCTTATTTTCACTTTGTAGGAATGACTCTATTTCCTCAAAAGAGGACAAGCGCCTTCTCTGGAACTTGTAGATCAAAAAGCATACTACCAAAGGACAAATTATTATCTTTGGTGCCCAGATGATCATTCCAGTGATAATGGCTGAAAAATGAACACAAACAATTAGAAAtaagcaacaaaaaaaaaagaagtgatGGACATTATAATTCTGAAATGTAAATTCAGAGTACCAGGTAACGTGATGTACATAAGGTCATTCACCATATACACGCCCCCTAGAATTACACCACACacatgaaaaaagaaaaaaatgaatcaaAGTTTGTAAGGAGCTATAATAGATCTAGTCATACCAGTTGAAGGAGAAATGAATTTATTGATTCTTACAGTTGAAGGTAATAATAAAGTAGAGTGCTAATCCAACTCCAGCTCCGATGGTTATTATAAGAAGAGGGTTTAGTGCTGCGGTTAAACAAACTGGAGACAAAATTAGCAATCATATTTTGTCTATTGTGTTGGTAGTCAGACATTATAAATTAAGTGCGCACCTGTAATTGCCACACAAGTCGCGACAAATGCTGCATATATACACATACACAAAGATAGATTAACAATGTTGAAACTCAAAGCCGTCTCATTAAACTCTGTTGCGTTGAGAAGATGGACTTTTGCAAATTAGAATTTAAAATAGTAAGAAATAAATTTAGAGATCGTACCAATGAACACAAATTGATGATATGCTCCCTGCAGCAGCAGAGTTTGATAGTAGTCGTCTGCGAATTAGAAAAACGGAAGATTTGAGAAATCAAGAAAggttaaaaagagaaatgaaatTGAAGATTCTTACTGTATTGTAGCTCTTCCCAAAGGGATGTAAATGAGAGTAGTAATAGACCAGTAATTGCGATGATGACCGTCACAGGAAGGCTTACCCCTGCAATTATGAAAACTGATAGTATTtctttcacaaaattagatCTCTAATTAAGGGTTTTGATGTGATGTGATAACAATGAAAAAGAAGATAGGTGGGCACCCCACCTATAATGGCCAAAGGAATAAGGAGATAGTCTGCATATAATCATTAATTAGATAGTTAGTTACTATTATATATTGAGTATGTTGTTAGAATTCAAAGTAGGAATACTTACCATAAGGTTGTGTTGATAAGCGATACCTGAGTTGCTCTGCATTTTGAAGAAACAAAAGCGTTTAATTATACGGATGTATTCATTTTCAACATGCAAATATTGAAAACAAGATAAGCTTTCTTACCCAATTTTGTTGGTTTTTCACTGCAATTACTATAACAGAAGTTGAGTTCAAAACCATACAAGAGAGCCTGGTGGATTTCTGAGAGGGAAGCAATCTTCTCATGCACCAATTCCCGCCACGATGTCAAGACTGTTTGACCTAATGTACACATATGTGGTACCTCTAAGGCCTCGATGCTCCCAACCTTTACATATCTAAAGGTGGAGTGTGATAAATTAGAGGCACAGTCTGAGTTATATCTGTAAAGATGGAAGAATTGTTCAATGGATATGGGCAGCTAATGAAGTTAACTGACAAATCTTCA carries:
- the LOC121781988 gene encoding rust resistance kinase Lr10-like isoform X4, with protein sequence MCTLGQTVLTSWRELVHEKIASLSEIHQALLYGFELNFCYSNCSEKPTKLEQLRYRLSTQPYDYLLIPLAIIVFIIAGVSLPVTVIIAITGLLLLSFTSLWEELQYNDYYQTLLLQGAYHQFVFIAFVATCVAITVCLTAALNPLLIITIGAGVGLALYFIITFNSIITGMIIWAPKIIICPLVVCFLIYKFQRRRLSSFEEIESFLQSENKLAPIRYTYLDLKKMTKNFKDKLGQGGYGSVYKGKLRSGHLVAIKLLEKSRENGQDFMNEIATIGRIHHVNIVQLVGYCAERSKRALIFDFMPNGSLDKYIFNQERASSLDWDMKFKIAVQVAQGIEYLHHGYDIQILHFDIKPHNILLDDKFIPKISDFGLAKLCCTNKEAV
- the LOC121781988 gene encoding rust resistance kinase Lr10-like isoform X3 gives rise to the protein MCTLGQTVLTSWRELVHEKIASLSEIHQALLYGFELNFCYSNCSEKPTKLEQLRYRLSTQPYDYLLIPLAIIGVSLPVTVIIAITGLLLLSFTSLWEELQYNDYYQTLLLQGAYHQFVFIAFVATCVAITVCLTAALNPLLIITIGAGVGLALYFIITFNWGVYMVNDLMYITLPAIITGMIIWAPKIIICPLVVCFLIYKFQRRRLSSFEEIESFLQSENKLAPIRYTYLDLKKMTKNFKDKLGQGGYGSVYKGKLRSGHLVAIKLLEKSRENGQDFMNEIATIGRIHHVNIVQLVGYCAERSKRALIFDFMPNGSLDKYIFNQERASSLDWDMKFKIAVQVAQGIEYLHHGYDIQILHFDIKPHNILLDDKFIPKISDFGLAKLCCTNKEAV
- the LOC121781988 gene encoding rust resistance kinase Lr10-like isoform X2 — its product is MCTLGQTVLTSWRELVHEKIASLSEIHQALLYGFELNFCYSNCSEKPTKLEQLRYRLSTQPYDYLLIPLAIIVFIIAGVSLPVTVIIAITGLLLLSFTSLWEELQYNDYYQTLLLQGAYHQFVFIAFVATCVAITALNPLLIITIGAGVGLALYFIITFNWGVYMVNDLMYITLPAIITGMIIWAPKIIICPLVVCFLIYKFQRRRLSSFEEIESFLQSENKLAPIRYTYLDLKKMTKNFKDKLGQGGYGSVYKGKLRSGHLVAIKLLEKSRENGQDFMNEIATIGRIHHVNIVQLVGYCAERSKRALIFDFMPNGSLDKYIFNQERASSLDWDMKFKIAVQVAQGIEYLHHGYDIQILHFDIKPHNILLDDKFIPKISDFGLAKLCCTNKEAV
- the LOC121781988 gene encoding rust resistance kinase Lr10-like isoform X5, which encodes MCTLGQTVLTSWRELVHEKIASLSEIHQALLYGFELNFCYSNCSEKPTKLEQLRYRLSTQPYDYLLIPLAIIVFIIAGVSLPVTVIIAITGLLLLSFTSLWEELQYNDYYQTLLLQGAYHQFVFIAFVATCVAITALNPLLIITIGAGVGLALYFIITFNSIITGMIIWAPKIIICPLVVCFLIYKFQRRRLSSFEEIESFLQSENKLAPIRYTYLDLKKMTKNFKDKLGQGGYGSVYKGKLRSGHLVAIKLLEKSRENGQDFMNEIATIGRIHHVNIVQLVGYCAERSKRALIFDFMPNGSLDKYIFNQERASSLDWDMKFKIAVQVAQGIEYLHHGYDIQILHFDIKPHNILLDDKFIPKISDFGLAKLCCTNKEAV
- the LOC121781988 gene encoding rust resistance kinase Lr10-like isoform X1 — translated: MCTLGQTVLTSWRELVHEKIASLSEIHQALLYGFELNFCYSNCSEKPTKLEQLRYRLSTQPYDYLLIPLAIIVFIIAGVSLPVTVIIAITGLLLLSFTSLWEELQYNDYYQTLLLQGAYHQFVFIAFVATCVAITVCLTAALNPLLIITIGAGVGLALYFIITFNWGVYMVNDLMYITLPAIITGMIIWAPKIIICPLVVCFLIYKFQRRRLSSFEEIESFLQSENKLAPIRYTYLDLKKMTKNFKDKLGQGGYGSVYKGKLRSGHLVAIKLLEKSRENGQDFMNEIATIGRIHHVNIVQLVGYCAERSKRALIFDFMPNGSLDKYIFNQERASSLDWDMKFKIAVQVAQGIEYLHHGYDIQILHFDIKPHNILLDDKFIPKISDFGLAKLCCTNKEAV